From Peromyscus eremicus chromosome 3, PerEre_H2_v1, whole genome shotgun sequence, one genomic window encodes:
- the Tuba8 gene encoding tubulin alpha-8 chain: protein MRECISVHVGQAGVQIGNACWELFCLEHGIQADGTFGTQASKVNDDDSFTTFFSETGNGKHVPRAVMVDLEPTVVDEVRAGTYRHLFHPEQLITGKEDAANNYARGHYTVGKESIDLVLDRIRKLTDACSGLQGFLIFHSFGGGTGSGFTSLLMERLSLDYGKKSKLEFAIYPAPQVSTAVVEPYNSILTTHTTLEHSDCAFMVDNEAIYDICRRNLDIERPTYTNLNRLISQIVSSITASLRFDGALNVDLTEFQTNLVPYPRIHFPLVTYAPIISAEKAYHEQLSVAEITSSCFEPNSQMVKCDPRHGKYMACCMLYRGDVVPKDVNVAIAAIKTKRTIQFVDWCPTGFKVGINYQPPTVVPGGDLAKVQRAVCMLSNTTAIAEAWARLDHKFDLMYAKRAFVHWYVGEGMEEGEFSEAREDLAALEKDYEEVGTDSFEEENEGEEF from the exons CGTGAATGCATATCAGTCCACGTGGGTCAAGCTGGAGTTCAGATTGGCAACGCCTGCTGGGAACTCTTCTGCTTAGAACATGGCATCCAGGCAGATGGAACCTTTGGCACTCAGGCCAGCAAGGTCAACGATGACGACTCCTTCACCACCTTTTTCAGTGAGACTGGCAATGGGAAGCATGTGCCCCGGGCTGTCATGGTTGACCTGGAACCTACTGTAGTAG ATGAGGTGCGGGCAGGAACCTACCGCCATCTCTTCCATCCTGAGCAGCTGATCACGGGGAAGGAGGATGCCGCTAACAACTACGCCCGCGGGCACTATACAGTGGGCAAGGAGAGTATTGACCTGGTGCTGGACCGCATCCGTAAGCTG ACAGATGCCTGTTCTGGCTTGCAAGGATTCCTCATCTTCCACAGCTTTGGAGGGGGCACAGGCTCTGGCTTCACTTCTCTGCTGATGGAACGCCTTTCCCTTGACTATGGCAAGAAGTCCAAGCTAGAATTTGCCATCTACCCAGCACCACAGGTCTCCACAGCAGTGGTGGAGCCCTACAACTCCATCCTGACGACCCACACCACCCTGGAACACTCAGACTGTGCTTTCATGGTGGATAATGAAGCCATCTATGACATCTGCCGCAGGAACCTGGACATTGAGCGCCCCACCTATACCAACCTCAACCGCCTCATCAGCCAGATTGTGTCCTCAATCACTGCCTCTCTCCGCTTTGATGGAGCCCTCAATGTGGACCTCACGGAGTTCCAAACCAACTTGGTACCCTATCCCCGAATCCACTTCCCACTCGTCACTTACGCACCCATCATTTCTGCTGAGAAAGCCTACCATGAGCAGCTGTCTGTGGCAGAGATAACCAGCTCTTGCTTTGAGCCCAACAGCCAGATGGTGAAGTGTGACCCCCGTCATGGCAAATACATGGCCTGCTGCATGCTCTATCGCGGTGATGTGGTACCCAAGGATGTGAATGTCGCCATTGCTGCCATCAAGACCAAGAGAACCATCCAGTTCGTTGACTGGTGTCCCACAGGCTTCAAG GTGGGCATCAACTACCAGCCACCCACCGTTGTGCCAGGAGGGGACTTGGCTAAAGTCCAGAGAGCCGTGTGCATGCTGAGCAACACCACAGCAATTGCAGAGGCCTGGGCCCGCCTGGACCATAAGTTTGATCTCATGTACGCCAAGCGGGCCTTTGTACATTGGTATGTTggagagggaatggaggaaggagaattTTCCGAGGCCAGGGAGGACCTGGCTGCCCTGGAGAAGGATTATGAAGAAGTGGGGACTGATtcatttgaagaagaaaatgaggggGAGGAATTTTAA